The following proteins are encoded in a genomic region of Thiomicrospira sp. R3:
- the rng gene encoding ribonuclease G: protein MNSEEKVLVNITPNETRVAWVENGVLQEVWVERSKKRGLVGNIYWGKVERVLPGMQAAFIDIGLSRAAFLHVSDLSGELIQKKSPDTPEDIAKLLHEGQKIMVQVVKDPLGSKGARVTMQVSIPSRLLVYMPSEKTLGVSQKIDYSEERERLRELMKQIPEAKDIEGGFIVRTVAEGADFHELRADMIYLQRLWQSIVEKAKLATKSQIIYEDLPLYLRILRDIPNAGIEKIRVDSAETFQKMLNFAKMYVLEVTEKLGHYQGERPIFDLYNIEDEIQAALEKRVSLKSGGYLIIDQTEAMATIDVNTGGFVGHKNLEETIYRTNLEATQAIARQLRLRNLGGIIILDLIDMEEAEHKKHVYDALIKALAKDRVKTSISEISRLGLIEMTRKRTRESLERTLCETCPVCNGRGVVKTAETVAYEIFREITRMDKSFDAERYRVIAAESVVAKIMDEESDSVASLEAFLKKPISFQAESCYPAEFFDVVMM, encoded by the coding sequence ATGAACAGTGAAGAAAAAGTTTTAGTCAATATTACGCCCAACGAAACCCGTGTCGCTTGGGTTGAAAACGGAGTGCTTCAGGAGGTATGGGTTGAGCGTTCAAAAAAACGTGGTTTAGTAGGTAATATTTATTGGGGTAAGGTCGAGCGGGTATTGCCAGGTATGCAGGCAGCTTTTATAGACATTGGCTTATCACGCGCCGCTTTTTTACATGTTTCAGACCTGTCAGGCGAACTGATTCAAAAAAAATCGCCAGACACGCCAGAAGATATTGCAAAACTCCTGCATGAGGGTCAAAAGATCATGGTGCAGGTAGTTAAAGATCCCTTAGGCTCAAAAGGCGCACGAGTCACCATGCAAGTATCCATTCCGTCTCGGTTATTAGTGTATATGCCATCTGAAAAAACCTTGGGTGTTTCGCAAAAAATTGATTATTCTGAAGAGCGAGAGCGGTTGAGAGAGTTAATGAAGCAAATACCCGAAGCAAAAGACATTGAAGGCGGCTTCATTGTAAGAACCGTTGCTGAAGGGGCAGATTTTCATGAACTAAGAGCCGATATGATTTACCTTCAGCGCTTATGGCAGTCTATTGTTGAAAAAGCTAAATTAGCAACCAAGTCGCAGATTATTTACGAAGACCTGCCGCTCTACCTAAGGATCTTGCGAGATATACCAAACGCGGGTATTGAGAAAATTCGTGTAGACTCAGCGGAAACCTTTCAAAAGATGCTCAACTTTGCCAAGATGTATGTACTCGAAGTCACCGAGAAGTTGGGGCATTATCAAGGCGAAAGACCTATTTTTGATTTATATAATATAGAGGATGAAATTCAAGCCGCACTTGAGAAGCGTGTTTCACTTAAGTCAGGGGGATACTTAATCATAGATCAAACAGAGGCAATGGCCACTATAGATGTGAATACGGGTGGTTTTGTTGGGCATAAAAACCTCGAAGAAACCATCTATCGAACAAACCTTGAAGCAACACAAGCGATTGCCCGTCAACTAAGGTTACGTAACTTGGGTGGAATTATAATTCTCGACCTTATTGATATGGAAGAGGCAGAGCACAAAAAACATGTATATGATGCATTGATAAAAGCTTTGGCAAAAGATCGCGTTAAAACATCAATAAGCGAGATTTCCAGGCTTGGCCTAATTGAGATGACACGAAAACGCACACGAGAAAGCTTAGAACGAACGTTGTGTGAAACCTGCCCAGTTTGCAATGGACGAGGTGTCGTTAAAACAGCCGAAACCGTAGCCTATGAAATTTTTCGAGAAATTACACGAATGGACAAATCGTTTGATGCAGAGCGTTATCGTGTTATAGCAGCAGAAAGTGTCGTTGCCAAGATAATGGATGAGGAATCAGATAGCGTTGCTTCGTTAGAAGCTTTTCTAAAAAAACCTATAAGTTTTCAGGCTGAAAGTTGTTATCCAGCGGAGTTTTTTGATGTTGTAATGATGTAA
- a CDS encoding Maf family protein, producing MSKKLYLASSSPRRAELLSQMGLSFQLVKGDVEETRRKNESAEDFVVRMALEKAQAGLRTLNNSAAWIIGGDTLLLIDNRVIGKPSSKQNFIETMHKLSGTWHEVLSAVALVNQSLALAQLNRTRVKFKQLSEEDIAHYWATGEPCDKAGGYAIQGLGAKYVESIEGSFSAVMGLPIFELEQLLNQSSFYE from the coding sequence ATGAGCAAAAAACTATATCTTGCGTCAAGTTCACCACGAAGAGCAGAGTTGCTTTCTCAAATGGGATTGAGTTTTCAACTGGTTAAGGGCGACGTTGAAGAAACAAGACGTAAAAATGAATCGGCTGAAGACTTTGTTGTACGTATGGCGCTTGAAAAAGCACAAGCAGGTTTACGCACTCTAAATAATTCAGCGGCATGGATCATTGGTGGCGATACGTTATTGCTGATAGATAATCGGGTTATTGGCAAGCCAAGCTCAAAGCAAAACTTCATCGAAACGATGCATAAGCTTTCAGGGACTTGGCATGAGGTTCTATCGGCGGTAGCCCTTGTGAATCAGTCATTAGCCTTGGCTCAACTCAATAGAACCCGTGTCAAATTTAAACAGCTTTCGGAAGAAGACATAGCTCATTATTGGGCTACGGGTGAGCCATGCGATAAAGCGGGAGGCTACGCCATTCAAGGTCTGGGTGCCAAATACGTCGAATCTATAGAAGGTAGTTTTTCAGCCGTAATGGGTTTGCCAATTTTTGAACTAGAACAACTGCTAAATCAAAGCAGTTTTTATGAGTGA
- a CDS encoding FAD-binding and (Fe-S)-binding domain-containing protein, producing MLYSTDASVYELVPNKVSVPLSAQDFVNEIRRALNAAETITLRGGGSSLAGQAIGEGTLIDISKHLNQVLEYRPSQQCVKVEPGLVLDELNQRLGYDELFFPVDVSTSNRATLGGMIANNSAGAYSLYYGTTREWVESLEVILSDGSAACFEPLSANELDEKMALNSLEGEIYRQLMRLLKTHQQAILDASSDPSIIRRNTGYALDVLLRDYQPFNPKGQPFNLTPLICGSEGSLCAITSATLKLSKKPKHRQLICAHFETVDQALSLVEPLLAFKPAAIELIDQLTLACTAQNTEQTVNRFWVEGSPGAVLVIELFAHSAGELKQGLIEKQAWLLAKGAYSAPVISQQQAHQVWALRKAGLGLLMGKRARKKAVAVIEDAAVPIDQLPAFYRAVKLLLAKHQVNAVFYGHASVGLIHIRPELDLADKASRMLFAELADEFAQLVKQFKGALSGEHGDGRLRAPFIRQQVGEKVYSVYQQIKSVFDPNNQFNPGVIITDKSILQPMRADRQPIKKLNPGFDWRGDISLMDAVEKCNGAAACRKTTGTMCPSYQASREEAYSTRGRSNLLRRALTEPDPIAALGMPQLQDALSHCLACKACKTECPASVDMARLKAEVSYQLKPGKAIKWALGNQKKLMAWAQKNPNLSSWLQKMGLSSKALGLDVRRPLPKMGAFDLQAWWQAQTQMIKPGTNQQKVWVLVDLYSQYQEPEVGKATLQSLLKLGLDVWPLFMNASPRTLISQGLLQEAAAELARVVKVLSNVAFGDYIIGIEPSEALTWRDEARDLLPKKADSFNYSAIMLYEELMLDLIKQQRFPMITAVDKRVWVHVHCHQKSLAKAGDVNKVLAQVPGLVVNTVNSGCCGMAGDFGYLHYDMSVKIAQQALLPALEQANENDWIIATGLSCRQQIADLSDKRAIHLAQLIDQILPAPVAASNSRSVG from the coding sequence GTGCTCTACTCTACCGATGCTTCTGTGTATGAACTTGTTCCCAATAAAGTGAGTGTGCCCCTCAGCGCGCAGGATTTTGTAAATGAAATACGCCGGGCGCTGAATGCGGCTGAAACGATTACGCTACGTGGTGGGGGGTCTTCTCTTGCTGGGCAGGCAATTGGTGAGGGTACCCTTATTGATATTTCAAAACATTTAAACCAAGTCTTGGAGTATCGCCCCTCTCAACAGTGCGTTAAGGTAGAACCAGGCCTGGTTCTGGACGAACTCAATCAGCGACTTGGTTATGATGAGCTCTTTTTTCCTGTCGATGTTTCTACCTCCAATCGTGCAACCCTAGGTGGCATGATAGCGAATAATTCTGCTGGCGCTTATTCGCTATATTATGGCACTACACGCGAGTGGGTCGAGTCGCTAGAGGTAATTTTGTCAGATGGCTCCGCGGCGTGTTTTGAGCCTTTGAGCGCTAATGAGCTTGATGAAAAGATGGCGTTAAATAGCCTTGAAGGTGAAATTTATCGACAGCTGATGCGGTTATTAAAAACACACCAACAAGCCATTCTTGATGCCTCTTCAGACCCCAGCATTATCCGACGAAACACCGGTTATGCTTTAGATGTTTTGCTGCGTGATTATCAACCTTTTAACCCCAAGGGACAGCCTTTTAATTTAACGCCTTTAATTTGCGGTTCAGAAGGTAGTTTATGTGCGATTACCTCTGCCACCTTGAAGTTAAGCAAAAAACCAAAACATCGCCAATTAATTTGTGCCCATTTTGAAACCGTTGATCAGGCTTTGAGTTTGGTTGAACCCTTATTAGCCTTCAAGCCCGCCGCTATTGAGTTGATTGATCAATTGACCTTAGCGTGTACCGCTCAAAATACTGAGCAAACGGTTAATCGTTTCTGGGTTGAGGGAAGTCCTGGTGCGGTTTTGGTCATCGAGTTGTTTGCGCATTCGGCTGGTGAGTTAAAGCAAGGGTTAATTGAGAAGCAGGCCTGGTTGCTAGCGAAAGGTGCGTATAGTGCGCCGGTGATTTCTCAGCAACAAGCGCATCAGGTATGGGCGTTGAGGAAGGCGGGGTTAGGACTTTTAATGGGGAAGCGGGCGCGAAAGAAAGCGGTGGCGGTGATAGAGGATGCAGCCGTGCCTATTGATCAGCTCCCTGCGTTTTATCGTGCGGTTAAACTATTGCTAGCTAAGCATCAAGTTAACGCGGTTTTTTATGGCCATGCTTCGGTAGGGTTGATTCATATTCGCCCAGAGCTAGATTTAGCAGATAAGGCTTCGCGGATGCTGTTTGCTGAACTCGCTGATGAGTTTGCTCAATTGGTTAAGCAGTTTAAAGGCGCCTTGTCCGGTGAACATGGTGATGGCCGTTTGCGAGCCCCCTTTATTCGGCAGCAGGTTGGGGAAAAAGTTTATAGTGTTTATCAACAAATAAAATCAGTGTTTGATCCAAACAATCAATTCAATCCTGGTGTGATTATTACTGATAAGTCGATTTTGCAACCGATGCGCGCAGATCGTCAGCCTATTAAAAAATTAAATCCAGGCTTTGATTGGCGTGGTGATATTAGCTTGATGGACGCGGTAGAAAAATGCAATGGTGCTGCGGCCTGTCGCAAGACAACGGGCACAATGTGTCCTTCCTATCAAGCTAGTAGAGAAGAAGCTTATTCAACCAGAGGGCGGAGTAATTTATTGCGCAGAGCGCTAACTGAACCTGATCCTATTGCAGCGCTGGGCATGCCCCAACTCCAAGATGCATTATCCCATTGTTTGGCGTGCAAGGCATGTAAAACAGAATGCCCCGCGAGTGTTGATATGGCACGCCTTAAGGCCGAAGTAAGTTATCAACTTAAACCCGGTAAAGCGATTAAATGGGCATTGGGTAACCAGAAAAAACTGATGGCCTGGGCACAAAAAAACCCGAACCTATCGAGTTGGTTGCAGAAAATGGGTTTGTCCTCTAAAGCGCTTGGCCTGGATGTGCGTAGGCCTTTGCCTAAAATGGGGGCGTTTGATTTACAGGCCTGGTGGCAGGCGCAAACGCAAATGATTAAGCCAGGCACAAATCAGCAAAAGGTTTGGGTACTGGTGGATCTATATAGCCAATATCAAGAACCTGAGGTAGGCAAGGCTACTCTTCAGAGCCTTCTTAAGCTAGGTCTAGATGTTTGGCCTCTTTTCATGAATGCCTCACCAAGGACACTTATTAGCCAAGGTTTATTGCAAGAGGCAGCGGCTGAGTTAGCGCGCGTTGTTAAGGTATTGTCAAATGTGGCTTTTGGTGATTATATTATTGGGATAGAGCCTTCTGAAGCATTAACTTGGCGTGACGAAGCGAGAGATTTACTTCCTAAGAAGGCCGATTCGTTTAATTATTCAGCGATAATGCTGTATGAAGAGTTGATGTTGGACTTGATTAAACAACAGCGTTTTCCAATGATTACAGCCGTCGATAAGCGCGTTTGGGTGCATGTGCATTGCCACCAAAAATCCTTAGCCAAGGCAGGAGATGTAAACAAGGTTCTAGCGCAAGTGCCAGGCCTGGTGGTTAATACTGTTAATTCAGGCTGTTGTGGAATGGCGGGAGATTTTGGCTACCTACACTATGATATGTCGGTTAAGATTGCCCAGCAGGCTTTGCTCCCCGCTTTAGAGCAAGCAAACGAGAATGATTGGATTATTGCGACTGGTTTAAGTTGTCGTCAGCAGATTGCCGATCTGTCCGATAAGCGTGCTATTCATTTGGCGCAGTTGATAGATCAGATTTTACCCGCGCCAGTAGCCGCATCGAATTCAAGGAGTGTGGGATGA